The Coregonus clupeaformis isolate EN_2021a unplaced genomic scaffold, ASM2061545v1 scaf0119, whole genome shotgun sequence genome includes a window with the following:
- the LOC121570371 gene encoding lipid droplet assembly factor 1-like produces MQCNNVTTNPKGLLQLQGSLSSMMSSLYYNPKVAELMNTSMGQYLNGHPFLALAVLVFGAMATVPIGLFLAFATITFIGATVGFILLEVFLLSLGGVSLLCVLSALAILAILVSLVLGACYITSSNVLNFYYSQRVSRYRVTRLAPATNITVMEQDSLTEKKMMMMMKKPKGSPRFKKLQ; encoded by the exons ATGCAGTGCAACAATGTGACAACTAACCCCAAAGGGCTACTGCAACTTCAGGGCAGTTTGAGTAGCATGATGAGCAGCCTGTACTATAACCCCAAG GTGGCAGAGCTGATGAACACATCAATGGGGCAGTACCTCAATGGCCACCCGTTCTTAGCCCTGGCTGTGTTAGTATTTGGCGCCATGGCCACTGTACCCATTGGGCTTTTCCTGGCCTTTGCCACCATTACATTCATTGGTGCCACCGTGGGTTTCATTTTATTGGAGG tgTTCCTGCTGTCCCTGGGAGGGGTCAGTCTGCTGTGTGTGCTCTCTGCTCTGGCCATCCTCGCCATCCTGGTCTCCTTGGTCCTCGGTGCCTGTTACATTACCTCTTCCAATGTGCTCAACTTCTACTACAGCCAGCG TGTCAGTAGGTACCGAGTCACTAGGTTGGCACCTGCGACAAATATAACAGTCATGGAACAAGATAG TCTGACAgagaagaagatgatgatgatgatgaagaagcCTAAGGGAAGCCCAAGGTTTAAGAAGCTGCAGTGA
- the LOC121568835 gene encoding uncharacterized protein LOC121568835 isoform X3 produces MWNDCAFAKFGVPAVTEESVSMVASSEQSQPSSLDTLDSEDTVIISDSPSRKRQRLDTEAKQLVESALTNKTGGERIINEYNRTKSLTDETRRKMVNMLAADMTEMNGTSPPRQVKEMYAKGIVTLFPYLSDPFSKNGYEHYYDGESGTGYLAWRIKTIQRGTAKDRRSSFGESAKGSTGEDMSGGPTVRRESQFVPETALTDDECNKAISLMKHSADADTIKKKMELAFVYRRKMILDPQQSSNILSEFPRFKDVKSLVEQDFVLMFGEDTSSKLLERWPVTFKKKIIKQCRKLPSTSELEELLLAADPPEDGTELDVDFGWDSDLSSVLLLIHLIPPSAQGRKRPGKVSASQAEKHLVVFKKTGTNIQEHLDAITTSAQPYLLAVGVKKNAIHQFFIIIDKNAIPCRSTSSLVAFDELFKAHFVFGTSYNTMLHNMYTFIQTTVYSIDAGKVKESPRVAEIRARLLH; encoded by the exons ATGTGGAATGACTGCG CATTTGCAAAGTTTGGTGTCCCAGCTGTAACAGAAG AATCTGTCTCCATGGTGGCCTCTTCTGAGCAATCCCAACCATCATCCCTTGATACCTTGGACTCTGAGGATACAGTCATTATTTCAGATAGCCCCTCCAGAAAACGCCAGAGGCTGGATACAGAAGCCAAGCAA TTGGTGGAATCAGCTCTTACCAACAAAACCGGTGGGGAACGTATAATAAATGAATACAACCGAACCAAGTCCTTGACGGATGAAACAAGACGCAAAATGGTGAACATGCTGGCAGCTGACATGACAGAAATGAATGG TACATCTCCACCCAGACAGGTGAAAGAAATGTATGCCAAAGGAATAGTGACCTTATTCCCGTACCTCAGTGACCCATTCTCTAAGAATGGCTAT GAGCATTATTATGATGGCGAGAGTGGAACTGGGTACTTGGCCTGGAGGATTAAAACTATTCAGAGAGGCACCGCCAAAGACAGGCGATCATCATTCGGAG AATCAGCCAAAGGATCAACTGGTGAAGACATGTCTGGAGGACCGACTGTCAGACGAGAATCCCAGTTTGTTCCAGAGACTGCCCTGACTGATGATGAGTGCAACAAAGCAATCTCACTGATGAAACATTCTGCTGATGCAGACACAATCAAGAAGAAAATGGAACTGGCGTTTGTGTATCGCCGCAAAATGATCCTCGACCCCCAGCAGTCAAGCAACATACTGTCTGAGTTTCCACGTTTTAAAGACGTCAAAAGCTTG GTTGAACAGGATTTTGTTCTAATGTTCGGAGAGGATACCTCAAGCAAGCTTCTGGAAAGGTGGCCGGTCACGTTCAAGAAAAAGATCATCAAACAATGCAGAAAGCTTCCATCCACAAGTGAGCTTGAAGAACTCTTGCTGGCAGCTGATCCTCCTGAGGATGGCACTGAATTGGATGTTGACTTTG GTTGGGACAGTGATCTGTCATCGGTTTTactgcttatacacctgattccACCCTCCGCTCAGGGTCGGAAGAGACCAGGAAAGGTTTCCGCATCCCAAGCAGAGAAACATCTTGTGGTATTCAAGAAG ACCGGAACAAACATTCAAGAGCATCTCGATGCCATCACTACTAGCGCTCAGCCCTATCTCCTAGCTGTTGGAGTTAAGAAGAATGCAATCCACCAGTTCTTCATCATTATCGACAAGAATGCCATACCTTGCAGGTCAACCTCTTCTCTTGTTGCTTTTGACGAACTATTTAAGGCACATTTTGTGTTTGGCACATCCTACAACACCATGCTCCACAACATGTACACTTTCATCCAAACTACAGTGTACAGCATCGATGCTGGCAAGGTCAAAGAGAGCCCTCGTGTTGCTGAAATCAGGGCGAGGTTACTTCATTAG
- the LOC121568835 gene encoding uncharacterized protein LOC121568835 isoform X1 produces the protein MWNDCGSMLLKAKLGDVQKFVRITEPNLKDFLIAAFAKFGVPAVTEESVSMVASSEQSQPSSLDTLDSEDTVIISDSPSRKRQRLDTEAKQLVESALTNKTGGERIINEYNRTKSLTDETRRKMVNMLAADMTEMNGTSPPRQVKEMYAKGIVTLFPYLSDPFSKNGYEHYYDGESGTGYLAWRIKTIQRGTAKDRRSSFGESAKGSTGEDMSGGPTVRRESQFVPETALTDDECNKAISLMKHSADADTIKKKMELAFVYRRKMILDPQQSSNILSEFPRFKDVKSLVEQDFVLMFGEDTSSKLLERWPVTFKKKIIKQCRKLPSTSELEELLLAADPPEDGTELDVDFGWDSDLSSVLLLIHLIPPSAQGRKRPGKVSASQAEKHLVVFKKTGTNIQEHLDAITTSAQPYLLAVGVKKNAIHQFFIIIDKNAIPCRSTSSLVAFDELFKAHFVFGTSYNTMLHNMYTFIQTTVYSIDAGKVKESPRVAEIRARLLH, from the exons ATGTGGAATGACTGCG GGAGCATGCTGCTTAAAGCTAAACTTGGAGATGTCCAAAAATTTGTCAGAATAACTGAGCCAAATCTGAAAGACTTTTTGATTGCAG CATTTGCAAAGTTTGGTGTCCCAGCTGTAACAGAAG AATCTGTCTCCATGGTGGCCTCTTCTGAGCAATCCCAACCATCATCCCTTGATACCTTGGACTCTGAGGATACAGTCATTATTTCAGATAGCCCCTCCAGAAAACGCCAGAGGCTGGATACAGAAGCCAAGCAA TTGGTGGAATCAGCTCTTACCAACAAAACCGGTGGGGAACGTATAATAAATGAATACAACCGAACCAAGTCCTTGACGGATGAAACAAGACGCAAAATGGTGAACATGCTGGCAGCTGACATGACAGAAATGAATGG TACATCTCCACCCAGACAGGTGAAAGAAATGTATGCCAAAGGAATAGTGACCTTATTCCCGTACCTCAGTGACCCATTCTCTAAGAATGGCTAT GAGCATTATTATGATGGCGAGAGTGGAACTGGGTACTTGGCCTGGAGGATTAAAACTATTCAGAGAGGCACCGCCAAAGACAGGCGATCATCATTCGGAG AATCAGCCAAAGGATCAACTGGTGAAGACATGTCTGGAGGACCGACTGTCAGACGAGAATCCCAGTTTGTTCCAGAGACTGCCCTGACTGATGATGAGTGCAACAAAGCAATCTCACTGATGAAACATTCTGCTGATGCAGACACAATCAAGAAGAAAATGGAACTGGCGTTTGTGTATCGCCGCAAAATGATCCTCGACCCCCAGCAGTCAAGCAACATACTGTCTGAGTTTCCACGTTTTAAAGACGTCAAAAGCTTG GTTGAACAGGATTTTGTTCTAATGTTCGGAGAGGATACCTCAAGCAAGCTTCTGGAAAGGTGGCCGGTCACGTTCAAGAAAAAGATCATCAAACAATGCAGAAAGCTTCCATCCACAAGTGAGCTTGAAGAACTCTTGCTGGCAGCTGATCCTCCTGAGGATGGCACTGAATTGGATGTTGACTTTG GTTGGGACAGTGATCTGTCATCGGTTTTactgcttatacacctgattccACCCTCCGCTCAGGGTCGGAAGAGACCAGGAAAGGTTTCCGCATCCCAAGCAGAGAAACATCTTGTGGTATTCAAGAAG ACCGGAACAAACATTCAAGAGCATCTCGATGCCATCACTACTAGCGCTCAGCCCTATCTCCTAGCTGTTGGAGTTAAGAAGAATGCAATCCACCAGTTCTTCATCATTATCGACAAGAATGCCATACCTTGCAGGTCAACCTCTTCTCTTGTTGCTTTTGACGAACTATTTAAGGCACATTTTGTGTTTGGCACATCCTACAACACCATGCTCCACAACATGTACACTTTCATCCAAACTACAGTGTACAGCATCGATGCTGGCAAGGTCAAAGAGAGCCCTCGTGTTGCTGAAATCAGGGCGAGGTTACTTCATTAG
- the LOC121568835 gene encoding uncharacterized protein LOC121568835 isoform X2: protein MWNDCGSMLLKAKLGDVQKFVRITEPNLKDFLIAESVSMVASSEQSQPSSLDTLDSEDTVIISDSPSRKRQRLDTEAKQLVESALTNKTGGERIINEYNRTKSLTDETRRKMVNMLAADMTEMNGTSPPRQVKEMYAKGIVTLFPYLSDPFSKNGYEHYYDGESGTGYLAWRIKTIQRGTAKDRRSSFGESAKGSTGEDMSGGPTVRRESQFVPETALTDDECNKAISLMKHSADADTIKKKMELAFVYRRKMILDPQQSSNILSEFPRFKDVKSLVEQDFVLMFGEDTSSKLLERWPVTFKKKIIKQCRKLPSTSELEELLLAADPPEDGTELDVDFGWDSDLSSVLLLIHLIPPSAQGRKRPGKVSASQAEKHLVVFKKTGTNIQEHLDAITTSAQPYLLAVGVKKNAIHQFFIIIDKNAIPCRSTSSLVAFDELFKAHFVFGTSYNTMLHNMYTFIQTTVYSIDAGKVKESPRVAEIRARLLH, encoded by the exons ATGTGGAATGACTGCG GGAGCATGCTGCTTAAAGCTAAACTTGGAGATGTCCAAAAATTTGTCAGAATAACTGAGCCAAATCTGAAAGACTTTTTGATTGCAG AATCTGTCTCCATGGTGGCCTCTTCTGAGCAATCCCAACCATCATCCCTTGATACCTTGGACTCTGAGGATACAGTCATTATTTCAGATAGCCCCTCCAGAAAACGCCAGAGGCTGGATACAGAAGCCAAGCAA TTGGTGGAATCAGCTCTTACCAACAAAACCGGTGGGGAACGTATAATAAATGAATACAACCGAACCAAGTCCTTGACGGATGAAACAAGACGCAAAATGGTGAACATGCTGGCAGCTGACATGACAGAAATGAATGG TACATCTCCACCCAGACAGGTGAAAGAAATGTATGCCAAAGGAATAGTGACCTTATTCCCGTACCTCAGTGACCCATTCTCTAAGAATGGCTAT GAGCATTATTATGATGGCGAGAGTGGAACTGGGTACTTGGCCTGGAGGATTAAAACTATTCAGAGAGGCACCGCCAAAGACAGGCGATCATCATTCGGAG AATCAGCCAAAGGATCAACTGGTGAAGACATGTCTGGAGGACCGACTGTCAGACGAGAATCCCAGTTTGTTCCAGAGACTGCCCTGACTGATGATGAGTGCAACAAAGCAATCTCACTGATGAAACATTCTGCTGATGCAGACACAATCAAGAAGAAAATGGAACTGGCGTTTGTGTATCGCCGCAAAATGATCCTCGACCCCCAGCAGTCAAGCAACATACTGTCTGAGTTTCCACGTTTTAAAGACGTCAAAAGCTTG GTTGAACAGGATTTTGTTCTAATGTTCGGAGAGGATACCTCAAGCAAGCTTCTGGAAAGGTGGCCGGTCACGTTCAAGAAAAAGATCATCAAACAATGCAGAAAGCTTCCATCCACAAGTGAGCTTGAAGAACTCTTGCTGGCAGCTGATCCTCCTGAGGATGGCACTGAATTGGATGTTGACTTTG GTTGGGACAGTGATCTGTCATCGGTTTTactgcttatacacctgattccACCCTCCGCTCAGGGTCGGAAGAGACCAGGAAAGGTTTCCGCATCCCAAGCAGAGAAACATCTTGTGGTATTCAAGAAG ACCGGAACAAACATTCAAGAGCATCTCGATGCCATCACTACTAGCGCTCAGCCCTATCTCCTAGCTGTTGGAGTTAAGAAGAATGCAATCCACCAGTTCTTCATCATTATCGACAAGAATGCCATACCTTGCAGGTCAACCTCTTCTCTTGTTGCTTTTGACGAACTATTTAAGGCACATTTTGTGTTTGGCACATCCTACAACACCATGCTCCACAACATGTACACTTTCATCCAAACTACAGTGTACAGCATCGATGCTGGCAAGGTCAAAGAGAGCCCTCGTGTTGCTGAAATCAGGGCGAGGTTACTTCATTAG
- the LOC121568835 gene encoding uncharacterized protein LOC121568835 isoform X4 — MWNDCESVSMVASSEQSQPSSLDTLDSEDTVIISDSPSRKRQRLDTEAKQLVESALTNKTGGERIINEYNRTKSLTDETRRKMVNMLAADMTEMNGTSPPRQVKEMYAKGIVTLFPYLSDPFSKNGYEHYYDGESGTGYLAWRIKTIQRGTAKDRRSSFGESAKGSTGEDMSGGPTVRRESQFVPETALTDDECNKAISLMKHSADADTIKKKMELAFVYRRKMILDPQQSSNILSEFPRFKDVKSLVEQDFVLMFGEDTSSKLLERWPVTFKKKIIKQCRKLPSTSELEELLLAADPPEDGTELDVDFGWDSDLSSVLLLIHLIPPSAQGRKRPGKVSASQAEKHLVVFKKTGTNIQEHLDAITTSAQPYLLAVGVKKNAIHQFFIIIDKNAIPCRSTSSLVAFDELFKAHFVFGTSYNTMLHNMYTFIQTTVYSIDAGKVKESPRVAEIRARLLH, encoded by the exons ATGTGGAATGACTGCG AATCTGTCTCCATGGTGGCCTCTTCTGAGCAATCCCAACCATCATCCCTTGATACCTTGGACTCTGAGGATACAGTCATTATTTCAGATAGCCCCTCCAGAAAACGCCAGAGGCTGGATACAGAAGCCAAGCAA TTGGTGGAATCAGCTCTTACCAACAAAACCGGTGGGGAACGTATAATAAATGAATACAACCGAACCAAGTCCTTGACGGATGAAACAAGACGCAAAATGGTGAACATGCTGGCAGCTGACATGACAGAAATGAATGG TACATCTCCACCCAGACAGGTGAAAGAAATGTATGCCAAAGGAATAGTGACCTTATTCCCGTACCTCAGTGACCCATTCTCTAAGAATGGCTAT GAGCATTATTATGATGGCGAGAGTGGAACTGGGTACTTGGCCTGGAGGATTAAAACTATTCAGAGAGGCACCGCCAAAGACAGGCGATCATCATTCGGAG AATCAGCCAAAGGATCAACTGGTGAAGACATGTCTGGAGGACCGACTGTCAGACGAGAATCCCAGTTTGTTCCAGAGACTGCCCTGACTGATGATGAGTGCAACAAAGCAATCTCACTGATGAAACATTCTGCTGATGCAGACACAATCAAGAAGAAAATGGAACTGGCGTTTGTGTATCGCCGCAAAATGATCCTCGACCCCCAGCAGTCAAGCAACATACTGTCTGAGTTTCCACGTTTTAAAGACGTCAAAAGCTTG GTTGAACAGGATTTTGTTCTAATGTTCGGAGAGGATACCTCAAGCAAGCTTCTGGAAAGGTGGCCGGTCACGTTCAAGAAAAAGATCATCAAACAATGCAGAAAGCTTCCATCCACAAGTGAGCTTGAAGAACTCTTGCTGGCAGCTGATCCTCCTGAGGATGGCACTGAATTGGATGTTGACTTTG GTTGGGACAGTGATCTGTCATCGGTTTTactgcttatacacctgattccACCCTCCGCTCAGGGTCGGAAGAGACCAGGAAAGGTTTCCGCATCCCAAGCAGAGAAACATCTTGTGGTATTCAAGAAG ACCGGAACAAACATTCAAGAGCATCTCGATGCCATCACTACTAGCGCTCAGCCCTATCTCCTAGCTGTTGGAGTTAAGAAGAATGCAATCCACCAGTTCTTCATCATTATCGACAAGAATGCCATACCTTGCAGGTCAACCTCTTCTCTTGTTGCTTTTGACGAACTATTTAAGGCACATTTTGTGTTTGGCACATCCTACAACACCATGCTCCACAACATGTACACTTTCATCCAAACTACAGTGTACAGCATCGATGCTGGCAAGGTCAAAGAGAGCCCTCGTGTTGCTGAAATCAGGGCGAGGTTACTTCATTAG